The following coding sequences are from one Niveibacterium umoris window:
- a CDS encoding methyl-accepting chemotaxis protein: MRDITIKAQVWLLGAVAVVGILVAAVFGIVTLSGVEARQEAALLDVSQGMRQLVAVETAAVDFKTQVQEWKNILIRGNNAEEYEKHLKAFNARQAGVQQGLGKTRDEIKAENDPSNAEVLQMLDAVIKEHAALGELYQSALSGFDKGDPGAGLKLDAQLKGKDRPAAKAMSDLVARMEKGERAHLESQIAEGHANYLQSRNFLVVVTVIAAVIAFALALTASRRIVHQIAVVQRTTEQARTDLDLTRRIPLHGRDEMGQVASAVNALLDEFQKVVGGMKQSAEEVLHTAGTLTHSVDTLASSVDSQNDATNSMAASVEELAVTASHVSDAATAAEDTAQSSLSHAENGARVIGETAQRMDAMANTVRGTSQSMTSLGQRTDEIGSIASVIKEIADQTNLLALNAAIEAARAGEQGRGFAVVADEVRKLAERTTGATGQISGLIAAIQSDSRKAIDDMHALVQQVSETAEVTLAAGSAMESIQGGSRQVLGVSRDIRNALKEQSSASELIAKQVEVIAAMSEENTEAMRQTREASHGLSALSRAMHESADRFRA; this comes from the coding sequence ATGCGGGATATCACCATCAAGGCACAGGTCTGGCTGCTCGGCGCGGTCGCCGTGGTCGGCATCCTGGTCGCCGCCGTTTTCGGAATCGTGACGCTGTCGGGCGTCGAAGCGCGGCAGGAGGCTGCGCTGCTGGATGTCAGCCAGGGCATGCGCCAGCTGGTGGCGGTCGAAACCGCCGCGGTGGACTTCAAGACCCAGGTTCAGGAATGGAAGAACATCCTGATTCGCGGCAACAACGCCGAGGAATATGAGAAGCACCTGAAGGCCTTCAACGCCCGCCAAGCCGGTGTGCAGCAAGGGCTCGGCAAGACGCGCGATGAGATCAAGGCCGAGAACGACCCCAGCAATGCCGAGGTGCTCCAGATGCTCGATGCCGTCATCAAGGAGCATGCGGCCCTGGGCGAGCTCTACCAGAGTGCGCTTTCCGGCTTTGACAAGGGTGACCCCGGCGCCGGACTGAAGCTCGATGCCCAGCTCAAGGGCAAGGACCGCCCGGCCGCGAAAGCCATGTCAGACCTCGTCGCCCGGATGGAAAAGGGTGAGCGCGCGCATCTCGAATCCCAGATTGCCGAGGGCCACGCTAACTACCTGCAGTCGCGTAATTTCCTGGTGGTGGTTACCGTGATCGCGGCGGTGATCGCGTTTGCGCTGGCGCTGACCGCATCGCGCCGGATCGTGCACCAGATTGCCGTCGTGCAGCGCACCACCGAGCAGGCGCGCACCGACCTCGACCTGACCCGGCGCATCCCGTTGCACGGTCGCGACGAGATGGGCCAGGTTGCCAGCGCGGTGAATGCCTTGCTCGACGAGTTCCAGAAGGTCGTCGGGGGCATGAAGCAAAGCGCCGAGGAAGTGCTGCACACCGCCGGCACGCTGACCCACTCGGTCGACACGCTCGCAAGCTCAGTCGACAGCCAGAACGACGCCACCAACAGCATGGCCGCATCGGTCGAGGAACTTGCGGTCACCGCATCCCATGTGTCAGACGCGGCCACCGCCGCAGAGGACACCGCGCAGTCGTCGCTGAGCCACGCCGAGAACGGCGCCCGCGTCATCGGTGAGACCGCGCAGCGGATGGATGCGATGGCCAATACCGTGCGCGGCACCTCGCAGTCGATGACATCGCTGGGCCAGCGCACCGACGAAATCGGCAGCATCGCCAGCGTCATCAAGGAGATCGCAGACCAGACCAACCTGCTCGCGCTCAATGCCGCGATCGAGGCGGCGCGCGCCGGGGAACAGGGGCGCGGCTTCGCGGTGGTGGCCGACGAAGTGCGCAAACTTGCCGAGCGCACCACCGGCGCAACCGGCCAGATCAGCGGCCTGATCGCGGCAATCCAGTCAGACAGCCGCAAGGCCATCGACGACATGCACGCCCTGGTTCAACAGGTCAGCGAGACCGCCGAAGTGACGCTGGCGGCGGGCTCGGCGATGGAGAGCATCCAGGGTGGCTCGCGTCAGGTGCTGGGTGTCTCGCGCGATATCCGCAATGCGCTGAAGGAACAGAGTTCGGCGAGCGAACTCATCGCCAAGCAGGTCGAGGTCATCGCGGCGATGAGCGAGGAAAACACCGAGGCCATGCGCCAGACCCGCGAAGCCTCCCACGGCCTCAGCGCGCTCTCGCGGGCGATGCACGAATCGGCCGATCGCTTCCGCGCATAG
- a CDS encoding RtcB family protein — translation MAHQILEVANGKPIKLWAEGVPVEDDARRQLMNTATMPFIFRHLAVMPDVHLGKGSTIGSVIPTRGAIIPAAVGVDIGCGMMAVRTSLTAADLPTNLHGLRSAIERAVPHGRAPGRRDPGAWASPPKVVDAMWAELDAGFRRITAKYPRLERTNNHKHLGTLGTGNHFIEVCLDEVDQVWFMLHSGSRGVGNAIGNLFIELAQADMRQHIANLPDRDLAYFEEGSKHFNDYVEAVGWAQDFARRNRVLMMQAVIGAARSVIGKPFSAELEAVNCHHNYVQRETHFGAEVWITRKGAVSAQRGQLGIIPGSMGARSFIVRGLGNAEAFCSCSHGAGRTMSRNEAKRRFTVADQVRATLGVECRKDAEVIDEIPMAYKDIDAVMNAQRELVEVVHTLRQVVCVKG, via the coding sequence ATGGCGCACCAGATCCTTGAAGTCGCCAACGGAAAGCCCATCAAGTTATGGGCCGAAGGCGTGCCGGTGGAAGACGATGCGCGCCGGCAGCTGATGAATACCGCGACGATGCCCTTCATCTTCCGTCACCTTGCGGTGATGCCGGATGTGCATCTTGGCAAGGGTTCGACGATAGGCAGCGTCATTCCTACCCGCGGCGCGATCATCCCGGCGGCGGTCGGGGTGGATATCGGCTGCGGCATGATGGCGGTGCGCACCTCTCTCACCGCCGCCGATCTGCCGACGAACCTGCACGGCCTGCGCAGCGCGATCGAGCGTGCCGTGCCGCACGGGCGGGCACCCGGCCGCCGCGATCCGGGCGCATGGGCGTCGCCGCCGAAGGTCGTCGACGCAATGTGGGCCGAGCTTGATGCCGGCTTCCGGCGCATCACGGCCAAGTACCCGCGGCTCGAACGTACCAACAACCACAAGCACCTTGGCACGCTGGGCACGGGCAATCACTTCATCGAGGTCTGTCTGGATGAAGTCGATCAGGTCTGGTTCATGCTGCACTCCGGCTCGCGCGGCGTCGGCAACGCCATCGGCAACCTCTTCATCGAACTCGCGCAGGCCGACATGCGGCAGCACATCGCCAACCTGCCCGATCGCGATCTCGCATACTTCGAGGAAGGCAGCAAGCACTTCAACGACTACGTCGAGGCGGTGGGCTGGGCACAGGACTTCGCACGCCGCAACCGGGTGCTGATGATGCAGGCCGTCATCGGCGCGGCGCGCAGCGTGATTGGCAAACCCTTCAGCGCCGAACTCGAAGCGGTGAATTGCCACCACAACTATGTGCAGCGGGAAACGCACTTCGGCGCCGAGGTGTGGATCACACGCAAGGGCGCGGTATCGGCACAGCGGGGGCAACTGGGCATCATCCCCGGCTCGATGGGGGCCAGGAGCTTCATCGTGCGAGGCCTCGGCAACGCAGAGGCGTTCTGTTCCTGCAGTCACGGCGCCGGCCGCACGATGAGCCGCAACGAAGCGAAACGGCGTTTCACCGTGGCCGACCAGGTGCGTGCCACGCTGGGTGTGGAATGCCGCAAGGACGCCGAGGTGATCGACGAGATCCCGATGGCCTACAAGGACATCGATGCAGTGATGAACGCCCAGCGCGAGCTGGTGGAAGTCGTGCACACGCTGCGCCAGGTGGTGTGCGTGAAAGGCTGA
- a CDS encoding substrate-binding periplasmic protein yields the protein MFLLLLRRAIAAVACIWCSMALAAADSPTTKVYGVEIPPLIMNTPYGSTGIIVDVVKTAFKRANLNVEIEVVPWARGFAFVKEGEGDALIPTIRSAEREALFDFPDEPVFRSEMSFFRSAQAPIAWTGKLAELQGRSFVKLRAALFAPEFDQAVRDGRIKCEETNSFSSAIRMVDANRVELAAVPKLTGLQIIASEGLQGKVVALEPAAFTQPFFLAFARRPALGGVRKLIDAKLAEMWRDGTITAIVDDYRRRNWIPPAR from the coding sequence ATGTTCTTGTTGCTGCTGCGCCGCGCAATCGCTGCAGTCGCCTGCATCTGGTGTTCCATGGCGCTCGCGGCCGCCGATAGCCCGACGACCAAGGTTTATGGCGTCGAGATCCCGCCGCTGATCATGAACACGCCCTACGGCAGCACCGGCATCATCGTCGATGTGGTCAAGACGGCTTTCAAGCGCGCGAATCTGAATGTGGAGATCGAGGTCGTGCCCTGGGCGCGAGGCTTTGCCTTCGTGAAAGAGGGCGAAGGCGACGCCTTGATCCCGACGATTCGTTCGGCCGAACGCGAGGCGTTATTCGATTTCCCGGACGAACCGGTGTTCCGGTCAGAGATGAGCTTCTTCCGTTCGGCGCAGGCACCGATCGCGTGGACCGGAAAGCTCGCCGAGCTGCAGGGGCGCAGTTTCGTGAAATTGCGTGCTGCGCTCTTCGCGCCGGAGTTCGACCAGGCCGTGCGCGATGGCCGGATCAAGTGCGAAGAAACGAATTCGTTTTCGTCAGCCATCCGCATGGTCGACGCCAACCGCGTGGAGCTTGCGGCCGTGCCCAAGCTGACGGGTTTGCAGATCATTGCCTCCGAGGGCTTGCAAGGCAAGGTCGTGGCGCTGGAGCCGGCTGCCTTCACTCAGCCCTTCTTCCTCGCGTTCGCGCGCAGGCCCGCGCTGGGAGGCGTGCGCAAACTGATCGATGCAAAACTGGCAGAGATGTGGCGCGACGGAACGATTACCGCCATCGTGGACGACTACCGCCGGCGCAACTGGATACCGCCGGCGCGCTAA
- a CDS encoding methyl-accepting chemotaxis protein produces the protein MSLRNKLLLLAAIGAACLVLLGSYSLWQIRSLGSQLHDSLATMQKATRLLQDVDGANLAFKTQVQEWKNILIRGNKQEQYDKYFKQFGEEEEKVAAKLKSAAKALGEFGMDPALAQKVLTEHATLGGKYRDALKGFDAADPETGKKVDAAVKGMDRPVSAAIKDLSAAVDKAIASHSESAMAGAAQGIAAATRWMVAGALVALLAMLGGSVLLSGAIIRPVLRLDSVMTQVAGEWDLRTRASLHGRDEIAHCGQALDSMLTRFQETISSLAAEANRVRSETRAVSDALTNLGTSANVQSDATSAVAAAVEQLTVAVGQVTDSSDEARRLAQQSLALCATGRESIGSTAREMGAIADRVSDTAGLLHELGAQSLAINGIVNTVKEIADQTNLLALNAAIEAARAGEQGRGFAVVADEVRKLAEKTAHSTGEIADLVAKIQASSQRAVTNVGEIVEEVKAQQVRTSDADKAIGSITEAAQQANSAASRIAEALAEQASASQSIAQQVERIANMCEDNSAGARQIGGSAGVLAELAQRLDQQASRFKV, from the coding sequence ATGTCGCTTCGAAACAAGCTCCTCCTGCTCGCGGCCATCGGCGCCGCCTGCCTTGTTTTGCTGGGTAGCTACAGCCTGTGGCAGATCCGGTCACTGGGCAGCCAGTTGCACGACAGCCTTGCCACAATGCAGAAGGCCACCCGTTTGCTGCAGGATGTGGATGGCGCCAATCTGGCGTTCAAGACGCAGGTTCAGGAATGGAAGAACATCCTGATCCGGGGCAACAAGCAGGAGCAGTACGACAAGTATTTCAAGCAATTCGGCGAAGAAGAGGAGAAGGTCGCCGCCAAGCTCAAGAGCGCCGCCAAAGCCCTGGGCGAGTTCGGCATGGACCCGGCACTGGCCCAGAAGGTGCTGACGGAACATGCAACGCTGGGCGGAAAGTATCGTGACGCCTTGAAGGGCTTTGATGCGGCGGACCCGGAAACCGGCAAGAAGGTGGACGCTGCGGTGAAGGGTATGGACCGCCCGGTTTCGGCCGCGATCAAGGATCTTTCCGCTGCGGTGGACAAGGCAATCGCCTCACATAGCGAGTCCGCCATGGCGGGGGCCGCGCAAGGCATCGCCGCGGCGACGCGCTGGATGGTGGCAGGTGCACTGGTTGCCTTGTTGGCCATGCTTGGCGGCAGCGTGCTCCTGTCAGGCGCGATCATTCGCCCTGTCTTGCGGCTCGACTCGGTAATGACGCAAGTCGCCGGCGAGTGGGACCTTCGCACCCGCGCCTCGCTGCACGGGCGGGATGAAATCGCCCACTGCGGGCAAGCGCTGGATTCGATGCTCACCCGCTTTCAGGAAACCATCTCCAGCCTGGCTGCGGAGGCGAACCGGGTACGGTCCGAGACACGCGCGGTATCGGATGCGCTCACCAATCTCGGGACGAGCGCAAACGTTCAGAGCGACGCCACGTCGGCGGTCGCCGCTGCGGTCGAGCAGCTGACGGTGGCCGTCGGCCAGGTAACGGATTCGTCGGACGAAGCACGGCGGCTCGCGCAACAGTCACTCGCCCTGTGCGCCACCGGGCGCGAGTCGATCGGTAGCACTGCACGCGAAATGGGCGCGATCGCCGATCGGGTGTCGGATACCGCAGGCCTGCTGCATGAACTGGGCGCCCAGTCGCTTGCGATCAACGGGATTGTGAACACGGTGAAGGAAATTGCGGATCAGACCAATCTGCTTGCGCTGAACGCAGCAATCGAGGCGGCGCGTGCAGGCGAACAAGGCCGTGGATTCGCAGTCGTCGCAGATGAAGTCCGCAAGCTCGCCGAAAAGACAGCGCACTCCACCGGCGAAATCGCCGACCTGGTCGCCAAGATTCAGGCGAGCAGCCAGCGCGCTGTCACAAACGTCGGAGAAATCGTCGAAGAGGTGAAGGCGCAGCAGGTGCGCACCAGCGATGCAGACAAGGCGATCGGGTCGATCACCGAAGCGGCACAGCAAGCAAACAGCGCCGCGTCGCGCATCGCAGAAGCCTTGGCCGAACAGGCCAGCGCGAGTCAGTCGATCGCGCAGCAAGTGGAGCGGATCGCAAACATGTGCGAAGACAACTCCGCGGGCGCTCGCCAGATCGGAGGCAGCGCGGGGGTGCTCGCCGAGTTGGCACAACGCCTGGACCAGCAGGCTTCACGCTTCAAGGTTTGA
- a CDS encoding ClpXP protease specificity-enhancing factor: protein MSEIPSTKPYLIRALYEWCVDSGFTPHVAVMVDDTVRVPRAFVRDGQIVLNIAPDATNQFNLDNEALSCQARFGGVAQMLYVPIANIAAIYARENGQGMAFEVEARSATEADADAVAEAAPDEAGQGEAKSPEPPPTDGGKPRLRIIK from the coding sequence ATGAGCGAGATCCCTTCAACAAAACCCTACCTGATTCGTGCGTTGTATGAATGGTGTGTGGATTCGGGCTTCACGCCGCATGTTGCCGTGATGGTGGATGACACTGTCAGGGTGCCGCGCGCCTTCGTGCGTGACGGACAGATCGTGCTCAACATCGCGCCAGACGCTACCAACCAGTTCAACCTCGACAATGAGGCGCTGAGCTGCCAGGCACGCTTTGGTGGTGTCGCGCAGATGCTGTATGTGCCAATCGCCAACATCGCCGCGATCTATGCCCGTGAGAACGGGCAGGGGATGGCATTCGAGGTCGAGGCACGTTCGGCGACGGAGGCTGACGCCGACGCGGTGGCCGAAGCTGCGCCCGACGAAGCGGGGCAGGGCGAAGCGAAAAGCCCCGAGCCGCCGCCCACCGATGGTGGCAAGCCGCGCCTGCGGATCATCAAGTAA
- a CDS encoding glutathione S-transferase N-terminal domain-containing protein yields MMNLYSGTTDPFSHRCRIVLYEKGMDFQVIDVDLFNKPEDIAVINPYNRVPVLVDRDLVLYEPNIINEYIDERFPHPQLMPADPIMRAKARQLLHSLEQELFSHIEALEKNAKGVEKNRAHVRDQLVQLAPMFVKQKFMLGEEFSMLDVAIAPLLWRLEHYGIDLPKTAAPLAKYAERVFSRQGFIDALTPSERAMRR; encoded by the coding sequence ATGATGAACCTGTACTCCGGTACGACGGACCCCTTCAGCCACCGCTGCCGGATCGTGCTCTACGAAAAGGGCATGGACTTCCAGGTTATCGACGTCGACCTCTTCAACAAGCCCGAGGACATTGCGGTCATCAATCCGTACAACCGCGTGCCTGTGCTGGTCGACCGGGATCTGGTTCTCTATGAACCGAACATCATCAACGAATACATCGACGAGCGTTTTCCGCATCCGCAACTGATGCCGGCCGACCCGATCATGCGTGCCAAGGCTCGCCAGCTTTTGCATTCGCTGGAGCAGGAGCTGTTCTCGCACATCGAGGCGCTGGAAAAGAACGCCAAGGGCGTCGAAAAGAACCGTGCCCATGTTCGCGACCAGTTGGTGCAACTGGCGCCGATGTTCGTGAAGCAAAAGTTCATGCTGGGCGAAGAGTTCTCGATGCTCGACGTCGCGATTGCACCGCTGCTGTGGCGCCTGGAGCACTACGGTATCGATCTGCCGAAGACGGCCGCACCGCTCGCCAAGTATGCCGAACGCGTGTTCTCGCGTCAGGGTTTCATCGACGCGCTGACGCCCTCTGAACGGGCGATGCGTCGCTAA
- a CDS encoding cytochrome c1, with translation MKFLRTLAVAAFAAPLVALASGPELHLDKAPVSFENKSLQNGAKLFVNYCLSCHGASYLRYNRLRDIGLTEDQIRDNLMFTAEKVGEPMKVAIQRDEAKQWFGVAPPDLTVIARARASEFGSGADWLYTYLRSFYRDDKRPTGWNNTVFENVGMPHVLWELQGQQVAHFAEQDDGHGNKTKHFEGFEVVKPGSLNKEQYDQNVADLVSFIVWMGEPAQQTRKQIGLVVIGVLLLLAALTYLLKKAYWKDVH, from the coding sequence ATGAAATTCCTGCGCACGCTGGCGGTTGCCGCCTTTGCCGCGCCGCTGGTGGCCTTGGCCAGCGGTCCGGAACTGCATCTGGACAAAGCGCCGGTCAGTTTCGAGAACAAGTCGCTGCAGAACGGCGCCAAGCTGTTCGTCAACTACTGCCTCAGCTGCCACGGCGCCAGCTACCTGCGCTACAACCGTTTGCGTGACATCGGCCTGACCGAAGACCAGATCCGCGACAACCTGATGTTCACCGCCGAAAAGGTTGGTGAGCCGATGAAGGTCGCGATCCAGCGTGACGAAGCCAAGCAGTGGTTTGGCGTCGCTCCGCCCGATCTGACAGTGATCGCGCGCGCCCGCGCCTCCGAGTTCGGCAGCGGCGCAGACTGGCTGTACACCTACCTGCGCAGTTTCTACCGTGACGACAAGCGCCCGACCGGCTGGAACAACACCGTCTTCGAAAACGTCGGCATGCCGCACGTGCTGTGGGAGTTGCAAGGCCAGCAGGTCGCGCACTTCGCCGAGCAGGACGATGGTCATGGCAACAAGACCAAGCACTTCGAGGGCTTCGAGGTCGTCAAGCCGGGTTCGCTGAACAAGGAGCAGTACGACCAGAACGTGGCGGACCTGGTGTCCTTCATCGTCTGGATGGGTGAGCCTGCGCAGCAGACGCGCAAGCAGATCGGGCTGGTTGTGATCGGCGTGCTGCTGTTGCTGGCGGCGCTGACTTATCTGCTCAAGAAAGCCTACTGGAAAGACGTTCACTAA
- a CDS encoding cytochrome b — translation MTSKSQALLNWIDERFPLTSTYKAHLAEYYAPKNFNFWYFFGSLALLVLVIQIVTGIFLVMHYKPDASLNAAGVPVAFASVEYIMRDVPGGWIIRYMHSTGASAFFIVVYMHMFRGLLYGSYRKPRELVWIFGALIFLCLMAEAFMGYLLPWGQMSFWGAQVIVNLFSAIPLIGPDLSIWIRGDFVVSDATLNRFFSFHVIAVPLVLLGLVAAHLVALHEVGSNNPDGVEIKKKKDANGIPLDGIPFHPYYTVKDIFGVAVFLIVFSAIIFFAPEGGGYFLEFNNFIPADPLKTPPHIAPVWYFTPFYSILRAVTSDFLIVLQAGVAAIWVWALLRAPAIGKAIATAVAVIVIPGMFFIDAKFWGVVMMGAGVVVLAFLPWLDQSPVKSIRYKGALTKVAIAIFVVAFVILGYLGVLPPTPGRNLTAQICTVLYFLFFALMPIYSKLDKTKPEPERVTWK, via the coding sequence ATGACGAGCAAGTCACAGGCATTGCTGAACTGGATTGACGAGCGCTTTCCGCTGACGTCGACCTACAAGGCCCATCTGGCCGAGTACTACGCACCGAAGAACTTCAACTTCTGGTATTTCTTCGGCTCGCTGGCGCTGCTGGTGCTGGTGATCCAGATCGTGACCGGCATTTTCCTGGTCATGCACTACAAGCCGGATGCCTCGCTGAATGCGGCCGGCGTGCCGGTGGCCTTCGCCAGCGTCGAGTACATCATGCGCGACGTGCCGGGCGGCTGGATCATCCGCTACATGCACTCGACCGGCGCCTCGGCGTTCTTCATCGTCGTGTACATGCACATGTTCCGCGGGCTGCTCTACGGTTCCTACCGCAAGCCGCGCGAACTGGTGTGGATTTTCGGCGCGCTGATCTTCCTGTGCCTGATGGCCGAAGCCTTCATGGGCTACCTGCTGCCGTGGGGCCAGATGTCGTTCTGGGGTGCGCAGGTGATCGTGAACCTGTTTTCCGCGATTCCGCTGATCGGGCCGGATCTGTCGATCTGGATCCGTGGTGACTTCGTGGTGAGCGACGCGACGCTGAACCGCTTCTTCTCCTTCCACGTCATCGCGGTGCCGCTGGTACTGCTGGGTCTGGTGGCTGCCCACCTCGTTGCGCTGCACGAAGTCGGCTCGAACAACCCGGACGGCGTCGAGATCAAGAAGAAGAAGGACGCCAACGGCATTCCGCTCGACGGCATCCCGTTCCACCCGTACTACACGGTGAAGGACATCTTCGGCGTCGCGGTCTTCCTGATCGTGTTCTCCGCGATCATCTTCTTCGCGCCGGAAGGCGGCGGTTACTTCCTGGAGTTCAACAACTTCATTCCCGCCGATCCGCTGAAGACGCCGCCGCACATCGCGCCCGTCTGGTACTTCACGCCGTTCTACTCGATCCTGCGTGCGGTGACCTCCGACTTCCTGATCGTGCTGCAAGCGGGTGTTGCTGCGATCTGGGTCTGGGCGCTGCTACGCGCACCGGCGATCGGCAAGGCGATTGCGACCGCCGTCGCCGTGATCGTGATCCCGGGCATGTTCTTCATCGACGCCAAGTTCTGGGGCGTCGTGATGATGGGTGCCGGTGTCGTGGTGCTGGCCTTCCTGCCCTGGCTCGACCAGAGCCCGGTCAAGTCGATCCGCTACAAGGGTGCGCTGACCAAGGTCGCGATCGCCATCTTTGTCGTGGCCTTCGTGATCCTGGGTTACCTGGGCGTGTTGCCGCCGACCCCGGGCCGTAACCTGACGGCCCAGATCTGCACGGTGCTCTACTTCCTGTTCTTCGCGCTGATGCCGATCTACTCGAAGCTGGACAAGACCAAACCGGAACCGGAAAGGGTGACCTGGAAATGA
- the petA gene encoding ubiquinol-cytochrome c reductase iron-sulfur subunit produces the protein MSDENNTDNGRRTLVIATAAVGGGAAVGAAVPFLASLTPSERAKAAGAPVEADISKLQPGEMMTVEWRGKPVWILRRTKEQLASLAAVKAEVADPDSVRSEQPEYCKNTHRSLKEEYLVTIGICTHLGCSPSSKFQPGAESGMGPEWKGGFLCPCHGSTFDLAGRVFKNKPAPDNLPIPPHKYLADTKLLIGDDSKGA, from the coding sequence ATGAGCGACGAGAACAACACGGACAACGGCCGGAGAACTCTGGTCATTGCCACCGCTGCTGTCGGAGGCGGCGCGGCGGTCGGGGCGGCGGTGCCGTTTCTGGCCAGCCTGACGCCATCGGAGCGGGCGAAGGCGGCGGGGGCGCCGGTCGAGGCTGACATCAGCAAGCTTCAGCCAGGCGAAATGATGACGGTTGAATGGCGCGGCAAGCCGGTCTGGATTCTGCGCCGCACCAAGGAACAGCTGGCATCGCTGGCTGCGGTGAAGGCCGAGGTGGCGGATCCGGATTCCGTCCGTTCCGAACAGCCCGAGTACTGCAAGAACACGCACCGCTCGCTCAAGGAAGAGTATCTGGTCACCATCGGCATCTGCACCCACCTCGGGTGTTCGCCGAGTTCCAAGTTCCAGCCCGGTGCCGAGAGTGGCATGGGCCCGGAATGGAAGGGCGGCTTCCTGTGCCCGTGCCATGGCTCGACCTTCGACCTCGCAGGCCGCGTGTTCAAGAACAAGCCGGCGCCGGACAACCTGCCGATTCCGCCGCACAAGTATCTCGCCGACACCAAGCTGCTGATCGGCGACGACAGCAAGGGGGCCTAA
- a CDS encoding CaiB/BaiF CoA transferase family protein, with product MASNKPLQGVRVIEFGTLIAGPFCARVLAEFGAEVIKIESPDGGDPLRQWRKVHEGTSLWWYVQARNKQSVTLNLKHPEAVAIARKLCAGADIVIENFRPGVMEKLGLGWDVLSADNPGLVMVRLSGFGQTGPMAQQPGFGAIGESMGGLRYVTGFPDRPPVKSGISIGDSIAGLWGAIGALMALRQREVNGGAGQVVDVALYEAVFSMMESLVPEYALGGFVRQRTGNIMPGITPSNTHTTLDGEHIVIGGNGDAIFKRLMRAIERLDLAEDPDLAGNAGRSARADEVYGAIDAWVGAHDAATVLSVLSKAEVPATKVYSIADIFQDAQYAARGMLEEATLPDGTAIRIPGVVPRLDRTPGGTDWLGPTLGQHTDAVLGGLGYDAAQLAALRDSGAI from the coding sequence TTGGCAAGCAACAAACCCCTTCAAGGCGTGCGGGTGATCGAATTCGGCACGCTGATCGCCGGGCCGTTCTGCGCCCGCGTGCTGGCTGAATTTGGCGCCGAGGTGATCAAGATCGAGTCGCCGGATGGTGGCGACCCACTGCGGCAGTGGCGCAAGGTGCATGAGGGCACCTCGCTGTGGTGGTATGTCCAGGCACGCAACAAGCAGTCGGTGACGCTCAACCTGAAGCACCCGGAGGCAGTCGCGATCGCCCGCAAGCTGTGCGCGGGCGCCGACATCGTGATCGAGAACTTCCGACCCGGCGTGATGGAAAAGCTCGGCCTCGGCTGGGATGTGCTGTCGGCCGACAACCCCGGTCTTGTCATGGTGCGGCTCTCCGGCTTCGGGCAGACCGGCCCGATGGCGCAGCAGCCCGGATTCGGCGCGATCGGCGAGTCGATGGGTGGGCTGCGCTATGTCACCGGTTTCCCGGATCGCCCTCCGGTCAAGTCCGGCATTTCGATCGGCGACTCGATTGCCGGCCTGTGGGGCGCGATCGGCGCCCTGATGGCCTTGCGCCAGCGGGAGGTTAACGGCGGCGCGGGGCAGGTGGTGGATGTCGCGCTCTACGAGGCGGTGTTCTCGATGATGGAGAGCCTGGTGCCGGAATACGCGCTCGGCGGCTTCGTGCGCCAGCGCACCGGCAACATCATGCCCGGTATCACGCCGTCTAACACGCACACCACGCTGGATGGCGAGCACATCGTGATCGGCGGGAATGGCGACGCGATCTTCAAGCGCCTGATGCGTGCGATCGAGCGGCTGGATCTTGCGGAGGACCCGGATCTGGCCGGCAATGCGGGCCGTTCGGCGCGGGCCGACGAGGTGTACGGCGCAATCGACGCTTGGGTTGGCGCGCATGATGCCGCCACAGTCCTGTCGGTGCTGTCGAAGGCCGAAGTGCCGGCCACCAAGGTCTATTCGATCGCCGACATCTTCCAGGATGCCCAGTACGCTGCGCGCGGCATGCTCGAAGAGGCGACGCTGCCCGACGGCACCGCGATCCGCATACCAGGTGTGGTGCCGCGGCTCGATCGAACCCCCGGTGGCACCGACTGGCTCGGGCCGACACTCGGGCAGCACACCGACGCCGTGCTCGGCGGACTCGGTTACGACGCCGCTCAGCTTGCTGCGCTGCGGGATTCCGGCGCCATCTGA